CAATGGTCACGACGGACTTTATGAGTTCATGACCACTTCCTGGCATGCCCAGCTGGCGGTCAACCTGGCCATCGGCGGCTCAGTGAGCATCATCGTTGCTCAGCACATGTACGCGATGCCTCCGTATCCGTACCAAGCGATCGACTACCCCACCCAGATTGGTCTCTTCACACACCACATTTGGATCGGCGGTTTCCTGATCGTTGGCGCCGGCGCTCACGCTGCCATTGCCATGGTGCGCGACTACGACCCCGCGAAGCACATCGACAACGTGCTCGATCGGGTTCTCAAGGCTCGCGACGCGATCATTAGTCACCTCAACTGGGTCTGCATCTGGCTCGGAGCCCACAGCTTCGGCCTGTATGTCCACAACGACACCATGCGTGCCTTGGGTCGTCCCCAGGACATGTTCAGCGATTCGGCCATCTCGATTCAGCCGATCTTTGCTCAGTGGATTCAGAACGTGCACGCCGCAGCTGCCGGTAGCACCGCTCCTAATGCCCTCGCGGGTGTGAGTGAAGTGTTCAACGGCTCGGTGGTCGCCGTCGGCGGCAAAGTCGCCGCGGCTCCCATGCCGCTCGGCACTGCCGACTTCATGGTCCACCACATTCACGCCTTCACGATTCACGTGACGGTGCTGATCCTGCTGAAGGGTGTCTTGTACGCCCGCAGCTCCCGTCTCATCCCTGATAAGGCCAACCTGGGCTTCCGCTTCTCCTGCGATGGTCCTGGTCGTGGTGGTACTTGCCAGGTCTCCGCTTGGGACCACGTGTTCCTGGGCCTGTTCTGGATGTACAACTCCCTGTCAATCGTGATCTTCCACTTCTCCTGGAAGATGCAGAGCGACATCTGGGGAACGGTGAATGCCGACGGCTCCGTCGCGCACATCACCAATGGCAACTTTGCTCAAAGCGCCATCACCATCAATGGCTGGCTGCGTGACTATCTGTGGGCTCAGGCCGTTCAGGTGATCAACAGCTATGGCTCGAACACGGCTGCCTACGGAATCATGTTCCTCGGCGCTCACTTCGTGTTCGCCTTCAGCCTGATGTTCCTCTTCAGTGGCCGCGGCTACTGGCAGGAGCTGATCGAGTCCATCGTTTGGGCTCACAACAAGCTGAAGGTGGCTCCCGCCATCCAGCCCCGTGCTCTTTCCATCATCCAAGGCCGTGCCGTGGGTGTTGCCCATTACCTCTTGGGCGGAATTGCGACCACGTGGGCCTTCTTCCACGCCCACATTCTTGTGGTCGGCTGACCTCACCTGACCTCTCCCTCTAATGGCAACGAAATTTCCTTCGTTCAGCCAGGGTCTGGCCCAGGACCCGACAACCCGCCGTATTTGGTACGGGATCGCCACGGCTCACGACTTCGAGAGCCATGACGGAATGACGGAGGAGCGCCTCTATCAGAAGCTCTTCTCCACCCATTTCGGTCATCTCGCGATCATCGGCCTGTGGGTTTCGGGAAACCTGTTCCACATCGCCTGGCAGGGCAACTTCGAGCAGTGGGTCGCCGACCCCCTGCACGTGCGCCCCATCGCTCACGCAATCTGGGATCCCCACTTCGGTCAAGGCGCCATTGACGCCTTCACCCAGGCGGGTGCTTCCTCCCCGGTGAACATCGCCTACTCAGGCCTGTATCACTGGTTCTACACAATCGGCATGACGACGAATGCCGAGCTGTATCAGGGTTCCATCTTCATGATGATCCTGTCGGCTTGGGCCCTCTTCGCCGGCTGGCTGCATCTGCAGCCCAAGTTCCGTCCTTCCCTGGCCTGGTTCAAAAACGCTGAATCGCGTCTGAACCACCATCTGGCTGTTCTGTTCGGCTTCAGTTCCATCGCCTGGACCGGTCACCTGGTTCACGTTGCGATCCCCGAAGCCCGCGGTCAGCACGTTGGATGGGACAACTTCCTCAACGTTCTGCCTCATCCCGCCGGTCTTGGACCCTTCTTCACCGGCAACTGGGGTGTGTATGCCGAAAATCCCGATTCTCTGAATCAGGTCTTTGGTAGTTCCGAAGGTGCCGGCACCGCCATCCTCACCTTCCTTGGTGGCTTCCACCCTCAGACAGAAGCTCTCTGGCTGACGGACATCGCCCACCACCACCTGGCCATCGGTTGCATCTTCGTGATCGCCGGCCACATGTACCGGACCAACTTCGGTATCGGTCACTCCATCAAGGAGATCCTTGAAACCCACAACCCTCCCCAGGGCACTCCTGGTGATCTGGGTGCGGGCCACAAAGGTCTCTACGACACCATCAACAACAGCCTGCACTTCCAGCTTGGTTTGGCTCTCGCCTCCCTTGGCGTGATCACCAGCCTCGTTGCGCAGCACATGTACTCGATGCCGTCGTATGCCTTCATCGCGAAGGACTACACAACCCAGGCAGCCCTGTACACCCATCACCAGTACATCGCCATTGCGCTGATGTGTGGTGCCTTTGCTCACGGTGCGATCTTCTTCATCCGTGACTACGACCCCGAAGCCAATAAGGACAACGTCCTGGCTCGGATGCTCGAGCACAAAGAAGCGATCATCAGTCACCTGAGCTGGGTCTCCCTGTTCCTCGGATTCCACACCCTGGGTCTCTACGTCCACAACGATGTGGTCGTTGCCTTCGGTACCCCCGAGAAGCAGATTCTGGTTGAGCCCGTTTTCGCCCAGTTCGTACAGGCCGCCTCTGGCAAGGCCATGTATGGAATGGATGTGCTGCTCTCCAATGCCTCCAGCTCCGCCAGCCTTGCGTCCCAGAACATTCCTGGCGACCACTACTGGCTTGATGCCATCAACGGCAACACCGATGTGTTCCTGCCGATCGGCCCTGGTGACTTCCTTGTTCACCATGCCATCGCTTTGGGTCTGCACACCACCACCCTCATCCTCGTGAAGGGTGCCCTGGATGCTCGCGGCTCCAAGCTGATGCCCGATAAGAAGGATTTCGGCTACTCCTTCCCCTGCGACGGCCCCGGCCGTGGCGGTACCTGCGACATCTCTGCCTGGGACGCCTTCTATCTGGCAGTCTTCTGGGCTCTGAACACCGTGGGCTGGCTGACCTTCTACTGGCACTGGAAGCACCTGGCGATCTGGTCAGGCAACGTGGCTCAGTTCAACGAATCCAGCACCTACCTGATGGGCTGGTTCCGCGACTACCTGTGGCTCAACTCCTCCCAGCTGATTAACGGTTACAACCCGTTTGGAAGCAACAACCTGGCCGTCTGGGCCTGGATGTTCCTCTTCGGTCACCTGGTATGGGCTACCGGTTTCATGTTCCTGATCTCCTGGCGGGGTTACTGGCAGGAACTGATCGAGACCATTGTCTGGGCACATCAGCGCAGCCCCATCGCCAACATGATGGGTTACCGCGACAAGCCTGTGGCACTCTCCATCGTTCAGGCCCGTGTTGTTGGTCTCGCCCACTTCACGGTCGGCTATGTACTGACGTACGCAGCCTTCCTGATAGCTTCGACTTCAGGAAAGTTCGGTTGATTCTTTCCTGATTCAACCTGCTACGAGTCGTTCCTCGTTTCATTGATCCCCATCCGGTGTTACGGGTGGGGATTTTTATTTTCCCGATTTCATTCCATTGGAATCTGGCCATTGACTGCAATCAGCTCAGTTGGCTTTGGCTAAATTGTCCGAGTGCAACTTCGGTACAAATCTGATCCGTCCAAACGCGCCATCATCTGCTGTGTTGCCCTGCTGTGACCGCTTGTTTCATAGTGCTGGGGACTGTGCGCGTTTGTGGAAGCAACTGGGATGTGATTACAACGTCGTTCAGATTTCGCCAGGTCCCCTGCATGGTCGTTTAAGAGTTGACCATCAGGATGGAATTCTGCTTGTTTCGATGCAAGCGGATCAGGCATTGTTGGTGGAGGGAACGCGTCACCCTCGCTGGTTGCCTTTCACGATTGAACATAGTGATAACTACAGGGAGCATCGCCATTTTGGTGAGTCCCTGTCTCCGCATACGTTGGCTGGATTCAACACCAAAATGACGGAGACGTTGATGAGAACGTCTCCAGGTGGCAATTGTATTGGGGCTGTTCTTGTCGACCGTCGTCGTGCTGACATCTGGGCAGATCTGATGGGTGCCCATGAGGTCTCGGATCGTATGGAACATAACAACAAAGCCATTCTTTCCCCAATGGTTCATCGCAAGTTGCGTCAGTTGATGGTGCTTCCTGCTTGGCAAGGTGCTGACGTCCCTAAGCCTTTCCAGGCTGATCTTTTGGAGGCGCAGCTGATTGAGTCTCTCTCGCCTGAGAGTTCATCACTTGTGCAGCCTGTGCAGAAGACTCATCACAGCGATCTTGTGAAGGAGTTGGTTCGCTTTTCTTTTCAATCGAGCACTGCACCCGTCTCTTTGGGTTTGGTGTGTCAGGCACTATTCACGACCAAGACAACCCTCACTGTGAGTTGTCGTGAAATGTTTGGCTACGGACCGATGGCTTTGATGCGTCGCATTCGGTTGCAGCAAGTGCACGAAGTCTTAACTAGTCCCGGCCTTCGGCAACAAACAGGGTGCCACACCGTCCAGCAGGCAGCTGAGCATTTTGGCTTTGTAAGTCGAAATCACTTTGCAAGTGCCTATCGCGATCTCTTTGCGGAGACGCCGCGGACAACTTTGCTGGCGTCCCGGTGATGGAGAGCGCGGGCCATCTCTGGCCCGCGCCTGCCTTGACGTGGGGTTGGCGTCTTCTTAAAGATCAGCCACGGGCGAGAAGATCTGGGTGATCACGTCGCTTTCGCTCATCTCGGCTTTGCGATGATGCGCATGGCCATGGTGGTCATGGTCATGGTCAATGCTCTTTGTTTTTGTGTTGCCTCCGGAGTAATCCAGTTGTTTCTTGTTGAGGTTTTTGACTCCCACCACCTTGGCCAGCGTTTTTTTGCCGGCTTTGATCAATGAGTTGCCGCCTTCAGTGCTGATTTTGATCTGTTTTTTGTTGTATCCGTCCACGCGGATAACGTCCTTTCCTTTTTTGCGATAGTCCTTGATTAGGACCGTGGCATCTCCGTCAAGGTAGAAATAATCGTTGCCCTTTCCGCCAATCATGGTGCAGTCGTCACCGTCGGCATAGAGGTGATCCTTGCCATTGCCACCAATCAGGGTGTCTTTGCCATACCAGGTGAAGATTCTGTCGTTGCCCTTCCCTCCCTCGTATTTGTGCTTTTCCCAATGGCCCGACATCAGGTCATCCTTGTTGGACCCACCAACGAAAGTCTTGTTGGATTTTGGGACAACAACGTTGAAATCTGCGTAGTCAAGAACTTTGTCGGTCCAGGGGTCGATGTAATTCCCCTTGACATCGATATTCTCGTAGCCCCTCTCCCAGAGGTCCTGGATCGAGTCATACAGATCGCCTAGTTGATCCTTGATGTCAAGGTCAGGGATCCATCCTTCGATTTCGTCCTTAATGTTGTCTAGGCCATCAGTGACTTTGTCTGGGACGTGGTTTTTGCCCTTACCTTTGCCCATGGAA
The Synechococcus sp. PROS-U-1 DNA segment above includes these coding regions:
- the psaA gene encoding photosystem I core protein PsaA, yielding MTISPPERGSDAKSQVEKVDNPATFELFGKPGHFDRALAKGPKTTTWVWNLHANAHDFDAHTSDLQEVSRRIFSAHFGHLAVIFIWLSGAFFHGARFSNYSGWLADPTHVKPSAQQVWAVFGQDILNGDMGAGFQGIQITSGLFQMWRAWGITSETQLMALAIGALVMAGLMLNAGVFHYHKAAPKLEWFQNVESMLNHHLAGLLGLGSLSWAGHLIHVSAPVTKLMDAIDAGQPLVLNGKTIASAADIPLPHEFFNQDLLAQLYPGFSAGVGAFFSGNWAAYSDFLTFKGGLNPVTGSLWMTDIAHHHVAIAVMFIVAGHMYRTNWGIGHSIKEIHEGQKGDPLLFPATNGHDGLYEFMTTSWHAQLAVNLAIGGSVSIIVAQHMYAMPPYPYQAIDYPTQIGLFTHHIWIGGFLIVGAGAHAAIAMVRDYDPAKHIDNVLDRVLKARDAIISHLNWVCIWLGAHSFGLYVHNDTMRALGRPQDMFSDSAISIQPIFAQWIQNVHAAAAGSTAPNALAGVSEVFNGSVVAVGGKVAAAPMPLGTADFMVHHIHAFTIHVTVLILLKGVLYARSSRLIPDKANLGFRFSCDGPGRGGTCQVSAWDHVFLGLFWMYNSLSIVIFHFSWKMQSDIWGTVNADGSVAHITNGNFAQSAITINGWLRDYLWAQAVQVINSYGSNTAAYGIMFLGAHFVFAFSLMFLFSGRGYWQELIESIVWAHNKLKVAPAIQPRALSIIQGRAVGVAHYLLGGIATTWAFFHAHILVVG
- the psaB gene encoding photosystem I core protein PsaB, with amino-acid sequence MATKFPSFSQGLAQDPTTRRIWYGIATAHDFESHDGMTEERLYQKLFSTHFGHLAIIGLWVSGNLFHIAWQGNFEQWVADPLHVRPIAHAIWDPHFGQGAIDAFTQAGASSPVNIAYSGLYHWFYTIGMTTNAELYQGSIFMMILSAWALFAGWLHLQPKFRPSLAWFKNAESRLNHHLAVLFGFSSIAWTGHLVHVAIPEARGQHVGWDNFLNVLPHPAGLGPFFTGNWGVYAENPDSLNQVFGSSEGAGTAILTFLGGFHPQTEALWLTDIAHHHLAIGCIFVIAGHMYRTNFGIGHSIKEILETHNPPQGTPGDLGAGHKGLYDTINNSLHFQLGLALASLGVITSLVAQHMYSMPSYAFIAKDYTTQAALYTHHQYIAIALMCGAFAHGAIFFIRDYDPEANKDNVLARMLEHKEAIISHLSWVSLFLGFHTLGLYVHNDVVVAFGTPEKQILVEPVFAQFVQAASGKAMYGMDVLLSNASSSASLASQNIPGDHYWLDAINGNTDVFLPIGPGDFLVHHAIALGLHTTTLILVKGALDARGSKLMPDKKDFGYSFPCDGPGRGGTCDISAWDAFYLAVFWALNTVGWLTFYWHWKHLAIWSGNVAQFNESSTYLMGWFRDYLWLNSSQLINGYNPFGSNNLAVWAWMFLFGHLVWATGFMFLISWRGYWQELIETIVWAHQRSPIANMMGYRDKPVALSIVQARVVGLAHFTVGYVLTYAAFLIASTSGKFG
- a CDS encoding helix-turn-helix domain-containing protein; this translates as MWKQLGCDYNVVQISPGPLHGRLRVDHQDGILLVSMQADQALLVEGTRHPRWLPFTIEHSDNYREHRHFGESLSPHTLAGFNTKMTETLMRTSPGGNCIGAVLVDRRRADIWADLMGAHEVSDRMEHNNKAILSPMVHRKLRQLMVLPAWQGADVPKPFQADLLEAQLIESLSPESSSLVQPVQKTHHSDLVKELVRFSFQSSTAPVSLGLVCQALFTTKTTLTVSCREMFGYGPMALMRRIRLQQVHEVLTSPGLRQQTGCHTVQQAAEHFGFVSRNHFASAYRDLFAETPRTTLLASR
- a CDS encoding calcium-binding protein; translation: MGKGKGKNHVPDKVTDGLDNIKDEIEGWIPDLDIKDQLGDLYDSIQDLWERGYENIDVKGNYIDPWTDKVLDYADFNVVVPKSNKTFVGGSNKDDLMSGHWEKHKYEGGKGNDRIFTWYGKDTLIGGNGKDHLYADGDDCTMIGGKGNDYFYLDGDATVLIKDYRKKGKDVIRVDGYNKKQIKISTEGGNSLIKAGKKTLAKVVGVKNLNKKQLDYSGGNTKTKSIDHDHDHHGHAHHRKAEMSESDVITQIFSPVADL